The following nucleotide sequence is from Paenibacillus odorifer.
GTGCCAGACGATAAAGATAAAGGTAACAATACCTGTAATCCGTTGCAGGGTATAACGCCAGTTTCTTTCAATGTTGAAACGGTTCAAGTTCGGCTTGGATTGATACGCAATATAAAGTCCGTATACCCCATGGTACAGCAGAGGAAGCCATATACCGAACAATTCCAGGAAGAAGACGAGCGGTAAGCTGTTCAGCCATAACACGCTGTCAGTGAAACCGGAAGCGCCACCCTCTACAGCCGCAAAATTCGTCATCATGTGCTCAATGAAGAAGGCTCCAAGTGGGATAACGCCTAGCAAGGAATGAATCTTTCTGGAATAAAATCCTTTCATACAAAGTAACCCCTTTCCGATTAAAACAGCGTTTTCATTAATGGGTATTCACCGC
It contains:
- a CDS encoding succinate dehydrogenase cytochrome b558 subunit, whose protein sequence is MKGFYSRKIHSLLGVIPLGAFFIEHMMTNFAAVEGGASGFTDSVLWLNSLPLVFFLELFGIWLPLLYHGVYGLYIAYQSKPNLNRFNIERNWRYTLQRITGIVTFIFIVWHLFQTRVQVAVGNVEHEELGGLMHDIVTQPLLLTLYIIGIVAACFHFSNGLWSFLISWGITVGPRAQRVSSYLCLGIFVLVTFMFLISLVTFRDSEFQTAATIAQSIKTFI